One segment of Gammaproteobacteria bacterium DNA contains the following:
- a CDS encoding DUF3426 domain-containing protein: protein MFTVCTHCHTRFRLTAAALTAAQGAVRCGKCHEVFDAYELLEGADLPPEMPVQTEAGEQEQDAELDVADAPSVEEAPIGDDVALEIGADAAPELDESMEVEDEPITSAPELKAGRRRARKSAPMDDLFADLMGDAPVVPEAASMPVEDAEVAMPAVEIDAISEEPAPMSYAHVDALHLPPKPAPRRPLRAAAWWVGIFLLLMVLVAQWVNLDRDLLAQNPVIGTSLQALYASLGHPLTKHADAADWQVGALNVTSDPDSGGALSITGALTNGAGTVQPWPVLRVVLTDRFGEPLRARDFKPAEYLPAAQLGSPSLAARFRLDVVDPGPDAVGFSLTPCLDAAAGRVCAVGQHD from the coding sequence ATGTTCACCGTCTGCACCCATTGCCACACGCGTTTCCGCCTCACGGCTGCCGCCCTCACGGCTGCCCAGGGCGCCGTGCGCTGCGGCAAGTGCCATGAGGTGTTCGACGCCTATGAGCTCCTGGAAGGCGCGGACCTGCCGCCCGAGATGCCGGTGCAGACGGAGGCTGGGGAGCAGGAACAGGACGCGGAGCTGGACGTGGCCGACGCGCCTTCCGTGGAAGAAGCCCCCATCGGCGACGACGTTGCCCTGGAGATCGGCGCAGATGCCGCGCCTGAGCTGGACGAATCCATGGAGGTGGAAGACGAGCCCATCACCTCTGCCCCGGAACTCAAGGCCGGCCGGCGACGTGCGCGCAAGAGCGCGCCCATGGATGACCTGTTTGCGGACCTGATGGGGGATGCGCCCGTCGTTCCGGAAGCCGCATCCATGCCTGTGGAGGATGCGGAAGTGGCGATGCCTGCCGTGGAGATTGATGCCATCTCCGAGGAACCGGCGCCCATGTCCTATGCCCACGTGGATGCGCTGCATCTGCCGCCCAAGCCGGCGCCACGCCGCCCCCTGCGCGCAGCCGCGTGGTGGGTGGGCATCTTCTTGTTGTTGATGGTGCTGGTGGCGCAGTGGGTGAACCTGGACCGGGACCTCTTGGCCCAGAACCCGGTGATCGGGACCTCGCTGCAGGCGCTGTATGCCTCCCTGGGGCACCCCCTGACGAAGCATGCGGATGCCGCAGACTGGCAGGTGGGCGCCCTGAACGTGACCAGCGACCCGGACAGCGGAGGGGCCCTCTCCATCACCGGCGCCCTCACCAACGGCGCGGGGACCGTGCAGCCCTGGCCGGTGCTGCGGGTGGTGCTCACGGACCGCTTCGGCGAACCGTTGCGCGCGCGCGACTTCAAGCCCGCGGAATACCTGCCCGCGGCGCAGTTGGGGAGCCCCAGCCTCGCGGCCCGCTTCCGCCTGGACGTGGTGGACCCGGGTCCCGATGCGGTGGGCTTCAGTCTCACGCCCTGCCTGGACGCGGCCGCGGGCCGCGTGTGTGCGGTGGGCCAGCACGATTGA